A section of the Vibrio vulnificus CMCP6 genome encodes:
- the rfaH gene encoding transcription/translation regulatory transformer protein RfaH, whose protein sequence is MKKWYLLYCKRGEQIRAKQHLENQGVECFYPTIEVEKILRGKRQTKSEPLFPSYIFVRFDFEIGPTFTTVRSTRGVVDFVKFGAHPKELQGDLIYELKLLEQEGHESALQGSNLPKPGDSIKVKSGQFAGIEAIFQEQDGETRSIMLVKMISQTVPVSIENSDLELKG, encoded by the coding sequence ATGAAAAAATGGTATTTGCTGTATTGTAAGCGCGGAGAGCAGATCCGAGCGAAGCAACATTTAGAAAACCAAGGTGTTGAGTGTTTCTATCCCACCATAGAAGTTGAAAAGATTCTGCGTGGTAAACGCCAAACAAAGAGTGAGCCCTTATTTCCTTCCTACATTTTTGTTCGTTTCGATTTTGAAATAGGCCCGACGTTTACCACTGTGCGTTCAACCAGAGGTGTGGTGGATTTTGTGAAGTTTGGCGCTCACCCCAAAGAGCTTCAAGGGGATTTGATTTATGAACTCAAGCTTCTTGAACAAGAGGGACATGAAAGTGCGTTGCAGGGGAGTAATTTGCCGAAACCGGGTGATTCGATCAAAGTGAAAAGCGGGCAGTTCGCGGGTATCGAGGCCATTTTCCAAGAGCAAGATGGCGAAACACGTTCAATCATGCTGGTTAAAATGATTTCCCAGACCGTGCCAGTGAGCATTGAGAATAGCGACCTAGAACTGAAGGGGTGA
- a CDS encoding peptide MFS transporter — MPNQHQYFGHPRGLFLLFGTELWERFSYYAMRAILVLYLTDTTINGGLGWTTKDALDLYGTYTGLVYITPLIGGYLADNYLGQRRSILIGGALMAIGQFTLALPADALGLGSLHTFYLGLALLIAGNGLFKPNISTMVGDLYQEGDNRRDGAFTIFYMGINLGALIAGVVSGSVTTEFGWKAGFVAAGIGMLISLVMQMALAQSWLGDIGREPAAKRDLAIKKSAQKEALTKEEVDRIKVILVMSLFTIVFWAGFEQAGGLMNIYTQQYTDRMIGSFEIPAAWFQSLNPFFIITLAPVLAVLWVKLGKREPNSPVKFALAMFFLALGFLCMVGAVVEQSGDTSVKTSMLWLVGAFFFHTLGELCLSPIGLSLVTKLAPLRLASLMMGAWFGCNAIANYVAGYVGSHVGELGAFAIFSGIAVTATVSGVILLLFSNQLVHWMHGAESGSSTAEQIEEQQALVS; from the coding sequence ATGCCAAACCAACATCAATATTTTGGTCATCCTCGTGGCCTTTTCCTTTTGTTCGGTACTGAACTTTGGGAACGTTTTTCCTATTACGCAATGCGTGCAATTTTAGTCTTATACCTCACCGACACCACCATCAATGGCGGTTTGGGCTGGACCACCAAAGATGCCCTCGATCTCTATGGCACCTACACAGGATTGGTGTACATTACCCCCCTTATTGGTGGCTACCTTGCTGACAACTATTTGGGTCAGCGTCGCTCGATCCTGATTGGTGGCGCTCTAATGGCCATTGGTCAATTTACTCTTGCCCTGCCTGCGGATGCGCTTGGTTTAGGTTCACTTCACACCTTCTACTTGGGCCTTGCTCTCCTCATCGCCGGTAACGGCTTATTTAAGCCAAATATCTCAACCATGGTGGGTGACCTATATCAAGAAGGTGACAACCGTCGAGATGGCGCTTTCACCATTTTCTACATGGGTATCAACCTCGGTGCGTTGATCGCCGGTGTCGTGTCAGGTTCTGTGACCACGGAATTCGGCTGGAAAGCAGGGTTTGTTGCTGCCGGTATCGGCATGCTTATTAGCTTAGTGATGCAAATGGCCCTCGCACAATCATGGCTAGGAGATATTGGCCGTGAGCCAGCAGCAAAGCGCGATCTCGCTATTAAGAAGTCAGCCCAAAAAGAAGCCTTAACCAAAGAAGAAGTGGATCGCATCAAAGTGATCCTCGTGATGAGCTTGTTCACCATCGTATTCTGGGCTGGTTTCGAACAAGCGGGCGGCCTAATGAATATCTACACCCAACAGTATACTGACCGCATGATCGGCAGCTTTGAGATTCCTGCTGCATGGTTTCAATCATTGAACCCATTTTTCATCATCACTCTTGCGCCAGTACTTGCTGTACTGTGGGTAAAACTGGGTAAACGTGAGCCGAATTCACCCGTTAAATTTGCTTTAGCGATGTTTTTCCTCGCACTTGGTTTCTTATGTATGGTCGGTGCCGTTGTTGAACAAAGCGGTGATACATCGGTAAAAACATCCATGCTATGGCTTGTTGGTGCCTTTTTCTTCCATACTCTGGGGGAACTATGTCTATCGCCAATTGGCTTATCTCTTGTCACCAAATTAGCGCCTTTGCGTCTCGCATCTTTAATGATGGGCGCTTGGTTCGGTTGTAATGCAATCGCAAACTACGTGGCGGGATACGTTGGCTCTCACGTAGGCGAGTTAGGTGCATTCGCCATCTTTAGCGGTATCGCCGTCACCGCAACCGTATCGGGTGTGATTCTGCTGCTGTTCTCAAACCAGCTTGTTCATTGGATGCACGGAGCAGAAAGTGGAAGTTCAACCGCAGAACAAATTGAAGAACAACAAGCCTTAGTTTCTTAA
- a CDS encoding methyl-accepting chemotaxis protein: protein MGLDNISISKKLYFSPLILILILLVIVLVSANLLNSLTKDMNRIAFDLAPDTELAAEMTDSVYGLRLTVKNFIETGDKQFVSRFQENASRWTQFMDRAYNEIQNPQRVQILKEIDGLKAQYLTTFTQVVVNNMNMRNEQVNGVLNVDGPQIEKRLTSVMESAKTDGDVVAAYHAGRALRSLLLARLYVAKFLVENQQAQVERFNQEFKAVHSEIGSLLATLESAQRRQLTNEAESLFTKYEKAANSVTSLIFARNEGIKTLDTIGPQVAQRIASLRESIASSMEQAAEQANENAEQSITFLYGIAAIAIVIGLLFSFVITRSLIVKVQRTTNVLQDIAQGEGDLTIRVPTSGNDELDVLAGHYNTFAGKLQHTIRQMSVAAAQMLQAAEILALKARDTQSEVREQQSQAQVAASAMTEMSASAQEVSASAQQAADLSQSTADSATQGSKVVMEATQSMQKLNEQIASAGDTVEQLRADSEQIGTVLDVIRSIAEQTNLLALNAAIEAARAGEQGRGFAVVADEVRSLASRTQESTEEIQTIIGSLQQRAELANKAMHQSRQSAEQTAEQVHSAESALTSITGFITQINDSIGQISTAANQQAIASDEVSVNVNNMSDISEKTLVQSSETTESAQAMKRLGEQVNQLLKQFKV, encoded by the coding sequence ATGGGACTCGATAATATTTCAATTAGCAAGAAGCTCTATTTTTCACCGCTGATTCTTATTCTAATTTTATTGGTGATAGTGCTGGTCAGTGCCAACTTGCTGAATTCACTGACGAAAGATATGAACAGGATCGCCTTCGATCTTGCGCCGGACACCGAGTTGGCAGCAGAAATGACCGATAGCGTTTATGGACTAAGATTAACGGTCAAAAACTTTATCGAGACAGGGGATAAACAATTTGTATCTCGTTTCCAAGAGAATGCGTCTCGCTGGACACAGTTTATGGATCGCGCCTATAACGAAATACAAAATCCACAACGCGTACAGATCCTTAAAGAGATTGATGGCTTAAAGGCACAGTATCTCACCACGTTTACTCAAGTGGTGGTGAACAATATGAATATGCGAAATGAGCAGGTTAATGGTGTGCTCAATGTCGACGGTCCGCAAATAGAGAAAAGACTCACCAGCGTCATGGAAAGCGCGAAAACCGATGGTGATGTTGTTGCCGCCTATCATGCCGGACGAGCACTCAGATCGCTTTTGCTCGCGCGACTTTATGTCGCCAAGTTCTTGGTTGAAAACCAGCAGGCACAAGTAGAACGATTCAATCAGGAATTTAAAGCGGTACACAGTGAGATTGGCAGCTTACTTGCAACGTTGGAAAGCGCACAACGTCGCCAATTGACCAACGAAGCAGAATCGCTGTTTACAAAGTATGAAAAAGCGGCCAATTCCGTCACTAGCTTGATTTTTGCCCGTAACGAAGGGATAAAAACGCTGGATACGATCGGGCCGCAAGTCGCACAACGAATCGCATCGCTTCGTGAGTCGATAGCTAGCTCAATGGAGCAGGCGGCAGAACAAGCTAATGAGAATGCAGAACAGTCTATCACCTTTCTTTATGGTATCGCGGCGATTGCTATTGTCATTGGTTTGTTGTTCTCCTTTGTAATCACGCGCTCGTTAATTGTTAAAGTACAAAGAACGACCAATGTGCTACAAGATATTGCTCAGGGAGAAGGAGACCTCACCATACGCGTGCCCACCAGTGGCAATGATGAACTCGATGTGTTAGCCGGGCATTACAACACCTTCGCTGGCAAACTTCAGCACACCATTCGTCAAATGAGCGTAGCGGCCGCACAGATGTTGCAAGCGGCCGAGATTCTGGCATTAAAAGCGCGAGACACACAAAGTGAGGTGCGAGAGCAGCAATCTCAGGCACAGGTTGCTGCGTCAGCGATGACGGAAATGTCAGCCAGTGCACAAGAGGTGAGTGCCAGTGCCCAACAGGCGGCGGATCTTTCTCAATCGACGGCCGATTCTGCGACGCAAGGTTCAAAAGTGGTGATGGAAGCAACGCAGTCAATGCAAAAACTCAACGAGCAAATTGCCAGTGCTGGAGATACGGTTGAACAACTTCGAGCCGACAGTGAACAAATTGGTACGGTGCTGGATGTTATTCGCAGTATCGCAGAGCAAACCAACTTGCTCGCGCTGAATGCGGCAATTGAAGCGGCAAGGGCCGGGGAGCAGGGGCGAGGATTTGCGGTGGTGGCGGATGAAGTCCGTTCTTTAGCATCGCGCACTCAAGAGTCGACCGAAGAAATCCAAACCATCATCGGTAGTTTGCAACAGCGAGCCGAGTTGGCTAACAAGGCGATGCACCAGAGCCGTCAAAGTGCTGAGCAAACCGCAGAGCAGGTGCACTCGGCAGAATCAGCGTTGACCTCAATCACAGGCTTTATCACCCAGATCAACGATTCCATCGGGCAAATATCCACAGCGGCGAATCAGCAGGCAATTGCGTCGGATGAGGTCAGTGTCAATGTGAACAATATGTCCGATATCTCGGAGAAGACACTCGTGCAATCGTCTGAAACCACAGAATCCGCTCAGGCGATGAAGCGATTGGGTGAACAAGTAAACCAGCTACTGAAACAGTTCAAAGTGTAA
- the hemH gene encoding ferrochelatase translates to MSPPFRKTTFSHYRRESMNNTKKRGVLLVNLGTPEEATAPAVKRFLSQFLHDQRVVDMTRWLWCPILHGIILPIRSPKVAKLYQTVWMKEGSPLMVYSKRQQVELQAKLNCPVEIGMTYGTPSVLDGVNKLQAQGVDEICVLPLYPQYSGTTTGAAYDALAHALRKVAVVPSIQFIRDYHDHPLYIKALAESVRQSWQVQGKGDYLLCSYHGIPQRYADNGDVYPLHCEMTTELLRLELGLDKSQIGTTYQSRFGREEWLQPYTDKTLESLPAKGIKSLDVITPAFSVDCLETLEEISEQGQESFLHAGGEQYRFIPCLNDAPSHIEMMARLVTER, encoded by the coding sequence ATGTCGCCACCTTTTCGTAAAACCACCTTCAGCCACTATCGTAGAGAAAGTATGAACAACACAAAAAAACGCGGAGTGCTTTTAGTCAATCTCGGAACTCCCGAAGAAGCAACGGCCCCAGCCGTAAAACGATTTTTAAGCCAGTTTTTGCATGATCAGCGTGTAGTGGATATGACGCGTTGGCTATGGTGCCCTATTTTACATGGCATCATTTTACCTATTCGTTCGCCTAAGGTTGCCAAGCTTTATCAAACCGTTTGGATGAAAGAAGGCTCACCGTTAATGGTGTACAGCAAGCGACAGCAAGTCGAGTTGCAGGCAAAACTCAATTGCCCTGTGGAAATTGGTATGACCTATGGCACACCCAGCGTACTTGATGGCGTGAACAAGCTTCAAGCTCAAGGTGTGGATGAGATTTGCGTTTTACCTCTGTACCCCCAGTATTCAGGCACCACAACGGGAGCGGCGTACGATGCACTTGCGCACGCGTTGCGTAAGGTTGCTGTCGTACCCAGTATTCAGTTTATTCGTGACTATCATGATCACCCTTTGTATATCAAAGCATTGGCTGAATCAGTACGTCAATCATGGCAGGTGCAAGGCAAAGGGGATTACCTGCTTTGCTCCTATCACGGTATTCCACAACGCTACGCCGATAATGGCGATGTCTATCCTCTGCATTGCGAAATGACAACCGAGTTACTGCGTCTCGAATTAGGGTTGGACAAATCCCAAATTGGCACCACCTATCAATCTCGCTTTGGTCGAGAAGAGTGGCTGCAACCCTATACGGATAAAACGTTGGAATCGTTGCCCGCGAAGGGCATTAAGTCTCTCGATGTGATAACCCCTGCATTTTCGGTTGATTGTTTAGAGACGTTAGAAGAAATCTCAGAGCAAGGCCAAGAAAGCTTTCTGCATGCGGGTGGTGAGCAGTATCGTTTTATTCCTTGTTTAAACGATGCCCCAAGTCACATTGAAATGATGGCAAGGCTTGTTACAGAGCGGTAA
- the adk gene encoding adenylate kinase, producing the protein MRIILLGAPGAGKGTQAQFIMEKYGIPQISTGDMLRAAIKAGTELGKQAKAVIDAGQLVSDEIILGLIKERIAQEDCAKGFLLDGFPRTIPQADGLKEMGVAVDYVIEFDVADDVIVERMAGRRAHLPSGRTYHVVYNPPKVEGKDDVTGEDLVVRDDDKEETVRARLGVYHSQTAPLIEYYGKEAAEGNTKYLKFDGTKQVAQVSADIEKALA; encoded by the coding sequence ATGCGCATCATTCTTCTAGGTGCTCCAGGTGCAGGTAAAGGCACACAGGCTCAATTCATCATGGAGAAGTATGGTATTCCACAAATCTCTACTGGTGACATGCTACGTGCTGCTATCAAAGCAGGTACTGAGCTTGGTAAACAAGCAAAAGCTGTTATCGACGCTGGTCAGCTAGTTTCTGATGAAATCATTCTTGGTCTAATCAAAGAGCGTATTGCTCAAGAAGATTGTGCGAAAGGTTTCCTATTGGATGGTTTCCCACGTACGATCCCACAAGCTGACGGTCTTAAAGAGATGGGTGTGGCAGTTGATTACGTTATCGAGTTTGACGTTGCTGACGATGTGATCGTTGAGCGTATGGCTGGCCGTCGTGCGCACCTGCCTTCAGGTCGTACTTACCACGTTGTTTACAACCCACCTAAAGTGGAAGGTAAAGACGACGTAACAGGTGAAGATCTTGTTGTTCGTGACGACGACAAAGAAGAAACCGTACGCGCTCGTTTAGGTGTTTACCACTCACAAACTGCACCACTTATCGAGTACTACGGTAAAGAAGCCGCAGAAGGCAACACGAAGTACCTAAAATTTGATGGTACTAAGCAAGTTGCTCAAGTGAGTGCTGATATCGAGAAGGCATTAGCATAA